One stretch of Pseudoalteromonas shioyasakiensis DNA includes these proteins:
- a CDS encoding glutaredoxin — protein sequence MTKTATLYRMVTDEHICPYGLRSKDLLERQGYDVEDHKLTSRQQADDFKAKHDVKTTPQTFIEGKRVGGYDDLREYFGKDEAGQTGTTYTPVVAIFSIAALLAVASQHFASGSFISIRTLMLFIAFSMTLLAVQKLKDLYSFTNSFITYDLLAMRWIRYGYIYPFIEAYAGIGMVAQLQPLAVAPFSLFIGTVGAISVFKAVYIDKRQLKCACVGGDSSVPLGFVSLSENLFMIAGALIMLLM from the coding sequence ATGACTAAGACAGCTACCCTGTACAGAATGGTCACTGACGAACATATCTGCCCCTATGGTTTAAGGTCGAAAGATTTGCTGGAGAGGCAAGGGTATGATGTAGAAGATCATAAGCTCACGTCAAGACAACAAGCTGATGACTTCAAAGCTAAGCATGATGTCAAAACTACGCCACAAACCTTTATTGAAGGAAAGCGTGTCGGAGGATACGATGACTTAAGAGAGTATTTTGGTAAAGATGAAGCAGGTCAAACTGGCACAACCTACACGCCCGTTGTAGCCATTTTCTCGATAGCTGCACTTCTTGCTGTCGCGTCTCAACATTTTGCTTCCGGCTCATTTATCTCCATCAGAACACTGATGCTATTTATAGCTTTTTCAATGACGCTCTTAGCGGTGCAAAAACTGAAAGACCTATACAGTTTCACAAATTCGTTTATTACTTATGATTTACTAGCGATGAGATGGATAAGATATGGTTATATTTATCCCTTCATTGAAGCATATGCAGGTATTGGTATGGTTGCCCAACTACAGCCTCTCGCAGTGGCACCATTTTCATTGTTTATCGGCACAGTTGGAGCAATTTCAGTTTTCAAAGCCGTTTACATCGACAAACGCCAGTTAAAGTGTGCCTGTGTAGGCGGCGATAGCAGTGTGCCACTTGGATTTGTATCGCTATCTGAAAACTTATTTATGATCGCGGGAGCATTGATTATGCTGCTGATGTAA
- a CDS encoding cation transporter: MSDLNHRVGVKEQNLVVRNLKLSNVTEESCDELVKEIDQLFGIDEVSYNIKEGEIHLAYDAANVSLDGIEEVIRKYGADVHDDWWTHTKESYYKFVDQNIKDNSVHKPWSCHQAPSGAGRKNK; encoded by the coding sequence ATGAGCGATTTAAATCATAGAGTTGGCGTTAAAGAGCAAAATTTAGTTGTTCGAAACCTAAAGCTTAGCAATGTCACAGAAGAAAGCTGTGACGAGTTAGTAAAAGAAATAGATCAGCTTTTTGGTATAGATGAAGTTAGTTACAACATCAAAGAAGGTGAAATACACCTTGCCTATGATGCCGCAAACGTAAGCCTTGATGGGATTGAGGAGGTAATCCGTAAGTATGGCGCAGATGTTCATGATGATTGGTGGACACATACTAAAGAAAGTTACTATAAATTTGTTGATCAGAACATCAAAGATAACTCTGTTCATAAGCCTTGGAGTTGTCATCAAGCACCTTCGGGGGCTGGCCGGAAAAACAAATGA